The sequence below is a genomic window from Pongo abelii isolate AG06213 chromosome 15, NHGRI_mPonAbe1-v2.0_pri, whole genome shotgun sequence.
AAGAcctttttgcttatttataaCTCTTTATTCATGCTCATTCCAGACCAGTTTTGACTGACCTGTACCCTTAGTCAAGCCCCATCATAACTAACCACTACATCATAGATTATAGAATGTCAAAACTCTTAGAAGAGTAAAGAATTTTCTGCCTATTTAccttattttgtagatgagaactCCGTAAGACCAATGAGATTGTATGACCAACTCAGGTTCATACAAGTTTAGTGATAGAGTTTGTAGTAGGACCAAGACATATCATTGTTGTCTATAATTATCTGCCACTCACAATTAAGTACATTTGGGGAGAATGAttatgatgtgtgtgtatggCATTAATATTTGTGCAAATATTTCATGTGCCTGTCTTCTTTCCCAAATTAGACTGCAAGCTACCAGTAGACATCTTTTATTAGTATTCTAGTGCTTAAAAAAAAGTCGGATATGTAGGTACAGAGTGGATTATGATATTTGATTAATAAACTTAGAATCCAAGTAGACAAGATTATAAAACATAGGATAATGATTCATTAGTTTTTACTATTTGAAACAATGATGATTGATTCCTTTACATATAGTAATTAGGATTCAATTATATCTCAAGTTCCAAATTTTGCTACTCATATATAAAGTTTGATTCAGTGCCTTTACATCTGCTGAGATTTTTCAACCTTAGTATAAACTCTGCTTATTATACTATCTGCAAGTTTTCACAGAGGTCTAGACCTGTGCCATCTGATACAGTGGCCActagctatttaaatttaaatgaaccaaaattaaataaatttttaattcaatttctcCATCACAGTAGCCAAACTTCAGATGGCTATTAGCTGCTGTATTGGAGGGCAACAataaagaacatttccatcatcacagaaagttctattcaTCTAGAATTTCTTATATGATGATAAATTGTTTTGTGTACAAAAAGGGAAAGCAAAGATTTTTACAGGATTCACATTGATGAGTCAACCATTCTGGTAACCTGATGGAAGTTCTAAAGTGTCGATAGTAATTCTAGTGGTTGTTCCTTCACTGAAATGGGCGCGTGTATTTTCTCATCCTCAATGGTACAGGCTTCTAGTCAGGTACACAGATAATCCATTGAGtagaaaatatatctatattcCATCTTTACCTTCtgtttaaatgtatatatgtcttaaatattttaattgtggtagaatatttatataaatgcttATAATAAGGTGTCTGCTcaaaatttttttactttctggGGTACATAATCCAAAGTGTGGAAGCTGCTTCTCAAGTGTCCGTCAACATAGCAACCTAGCTGCTCACTGCTCTGCCTCTGTAACTCCTGTCATCACCAGCTAACTGACTTCATGGTTTTTGGCTCTTTTCAAACTCCTTGAGAGAGCATCTGATTAGCTAGACCACCATCCGGAAGTAGTTGGACAAAGCTCTTGACTTGGGACATAAATAAACCCCTTGCCAACCTTGAGATGGTGCCTTTAATTGAAATACCCATCCCCAGTACATGTTGCTATGATGATGCtggaattaaaatataaagcatgAAACCTATGATTCAGAAACCTTTCCAGAGAAGGCAATGGGCTTGGCAAGTACTCTAGGCTTCCTTTTAAGAGAAGCATGTAAACTGCCTAGCACCTTATGTTGTCCATCAAATGTGTTCACTGAAAATAAATtatggccaagcgcagtggctcacacctgtaatcccagcattgtgggagaccaaggcaggaggattgctggatcccaggagttcaagactagcctgggtaaacACAGGAAGACCCTGTCCCTCCAAAAAATAGAATCACCCGGGCTTGATGGCACcaacctgcagtcccaactagaTGGGActagtgggaggatcatttgagcccgagattgtgccactgcactatggcCTAGGCGACAGCAAGATCTTGCCTCGTAAATAAAtaactctccaaaaaaaaaggaagagcagaaaaagaagtcatttgaatgtttttatatatgttaaaGATGAGGAAGGTACCATAAGCTGAGGGATTCAGATGGCCTCTAGAAGTTAGAAAAGGTAAGGAAACAGATTCCTTCCTGAAGCCTCTAGAAGGAATACAGACCTGCTGACATCTTGCTTTTAGACTTCtcatctccagaactgtaagagaataagtGTGTGCTATTTGAAGCCACTAATTTGGTAATTTATTATagtagcaataggaaactaattgatatccagattctacaaagcTTTTATTAAGCACTTTCTGCATGGCAGGCACAAAAatattcatcatcatcatctgagCTCCATTTTCTAAACCTTTTTACCTTCATAGGGCTGTTGTAGAGCTAAATCAATCACTGCCTTTCATTATGGGTAGACTCCTAAATCCAATAGAATGCTTTCTGTTGCCCGTAAGATAATAGGAATTTGTTGGCTCCGATAACTGAAAAGTGCAAATCCTGGGAAACCAGCATGGGCGCTGGCCACATTTCTCTGTGAATCTCTTGGCTCTGTGTTTTTCTGTTGTCAGCGTCATGCTTGGGCTAGTGGCCCCATCTCAACATGGCTACTTGGAACAGCTTGAGCTGTGTGCTGTGACTGAACTATTCTGATTAAAGTGACcaagaaggctgggcgcagtggctcatgcctgtaagcccagcactttgggaggctgagcaggcggattgcttgaggtcaggagttcaagacaagcctggccaacatggtgaaaccttgtcttggctaaaaatacaaaaattagccgggcctgtaatcccagctactcgggaggctgaggcgggagaatcgcttgaacccaggaggcagaggttgcagtaagccgagatcatggcactgcactccagcctgggcaacagagcgagactctgtctcaaaaaaataaagtgaccAGGAAGAATTTCATGTATTAATTAGTTTGAAGAGTCTGTATCTGGGGATTGGAGTCAATCTCAGCCAAATTGCTTGGTTACTTTACTTAGTACGGGAAGGGAGCATTATGGTTGCCCTTGGAAAACATGGGTGGTCATAGGCAGGGAAAAGGATATTGGTAAATAATCAAGAACCTGTTTCaaccaacaaaaaacaagttgtaatcataccttaaaataatagctaaaaatgttatttctgtaatgCTCCATTAATTTATATGTATCATCAAAAGTTCTAAATTGTATGTTATTCAAAGACATTTCAGGGAAAGTGTCTTAAAAGTTCAGTCTTAGGAAAGGTGTCTTCCTCTTTTTTGCAGCTCGGTGCTGATTATCACAACTGTTTGGTGACCTACTTCACTGACCTGTGAGGATTTCTTCTCTTCAAGTACTGGATTCTTGATCTTTCTGCATCATCAAGGTCCTAATTGCAATGAATTACactcttgctttaaaaaaaagctttataaatgtaaaactttctcatataaacatctttttatgtaATGATCATTATTTCTGACATCTCTAATTGAAGTACTTGATAACTTAAGCAGAATTAAGATGTTTGATATTCATGATGTCAAGAGATTTATAGTAGTCATTTCTAAATCTTCAAAACTATGTAAAAAAGAAAGGgctcattttgtatatataagaCCAAATATAATCTTGAGCAGTATACTGATTAGTTTTGGAATAAGGTAAAATTTGAAAagccaaattttttttcctatataataAGTCAATCTGAGCTTTCAGTTATCCAACAGATTGCTCCAGCAATAATTGgtaattttataattaacttCTGTTGTTTGTAGCGAGTGACTAATTCTGTAAAGTGCTATGAGAGACAAGATAAAGAgtctttaaaacatattattaattGAAATGGGATTGGAGGAATACATTATACATTTGCTatgtaattttttgaaatagcttTACATATGTTATTATAAATTGCATTCAGCAAGTAGTTCTGACTTTTGTAATGTGCAAATGACATTCAGCTGTAGGAACTCCAGCTTCTTAAGATTTTTGCTGATAATTTAGAGCAGTGGCTGCACAGCAAAATCACTCAGGAGCTCTGAAAAAAATAACTCGTCttccagagatttttattttgtttttctgcagtGAGGAAAATGTATCTGTAATTTTATAAGCTCTTACAGGTAATTCTAATGACTAGCTTAAAGGATTTTGAATGTCACTATCTTGAAGGATTTTGAATATTACACAAATAGGGCATAACTTGGAAATAGTGATGGACTGTGCAATGTACCAGATCAGTGGTTTAAATAAATGCCCATAAAAATTGTCCATATTGTCAGACAAAAATTGAGACTCCTTCTGAAAATGCAtttaagggccaggtgtggtggcttgagcctgtagtctcaactactcaggtggctgaggtagtaggatggcttgagctcaggagttctaggctaTAGTGCACagtgatcacacctgtgaataactactgcacgccagcctgggcaacatggtgagaccttgtctcttaaaatacGATGAGTTTATTACCAGTCTAATCTAACTCCAGTGTGGTGAGGGGGTGGGACTAGACCTTGACCACAGTGCCCAAGTAGATAGGAAATGAATGTTGATTGAATATGTAAGTGAGTGAAGAGTTATGCTTCATTCACGACAGCAGATGCTTAATCCATATCAGAGAAGTGAAACTTTACTTTTAAAACCTGCCAAGCAAAAAGAAAGCACAATAGCTCACCATAACTTGTTCTGTAAAGCCTTTTGTACATTCCAAAGCACCTTCACATTAATTAACTTTTCTCATTCATACATTTCAAATTTTAACAATACGTATAGCCAGGAAGATCTTTTTTAACCCCAGTTACAGAAGAAAAGCTAAAACCACATAGCAGCCTGGCAGTAATATTGGATCAAGTTAGCAtgagaaattagaaataataattttcaaaatataacatTTGGGTCAGTTCAAATTAATGGTGAAAAGATGAGTTATTCAGTAAATGGTATTGGTACAGTTGGCTAtccatttggaaaataaagttgtgcaaaataaattccagatggatgAGTTAAATTCAGATACGACGAGAATTTaggggatttttaaaatgtaatcatgGTATGGGGAAGGCCTAGAGCAGAACCCCAATCCAGAAGTCATAAAAGGAACTACTGAGAGGTAGTATACTGTGGTAGGTAAAGACTTGCGCTCTGATTTCATGCAATTtagatttatttccatttctgctTATTGCAACTGTATGATCTTAGAACTAAAAATACCCTTTAAACATCCAAACAGATGTTTACTCAAGGAAATACATATTACAACAATGAGCTATCGTTCTTTGCCTCTTAaattggcaaaaatttaaaagaattggaAAGAGGTAAAAAAGAGTACAGTCCCTCATATTCTATTGGTAAAGTATAAGTCatactctctttttttgtttttttgaagggTAAATTGATGGTATctattaaaagttaaaacaagtatgtcctttgactcagcaatttcagTCCTAAATATCTGTCCTAGagaaataattatacattttaaaatatgtactagGATTGTTACTGaggcattattcaaaatagctaaaaaacACAATATTCTAAATGCTTATCAATATGGAAATTGACCTGTTGTGGGTAAGTGGAGAAGGGagattctttttttgaaaatctaTGGGTGTCTGTGATTTGGTGTGAAAAACCACTAGAAATGTTTTTAGATAGTATTTTTCCTAAAAATTGTTAGCTAGTGTTTTATACTACGTAGCAATTGTAAGGCATAGCTAATTTTAATCAAATGTAGTAGTTTGAATGTCTTTCTATAAACAAATTTTAtaactgctttttttgtttttacagaatGGAAACAGACTGTAATCCCATGGAGCTGAGCAGTATGTCAGGATTTGAAGAAGGTTCAGAGCTTAACGGTTTTGAAGGAACTGACATGAAAGACATGAGGCTAGAAGCGGAAGCAGTTGTAAATGATGTTCTCTTTGCTGTTAACAACATGTTTGTCTCGAAAAGCCTGCGGTGTGCAGATGATGTGGCCTATATCAATgtggaaacaaaggaaagaaacagataTTGCCTAGAACTCACTGAAGCAGGGCTCAAGgtaattcacttttctttttagaaaaaataattatttatgtctTTACCACTTTATCAAAAAGAGGGGTAGTGGGGAGGGGAAGAGTGTTAAAAGAGAACTGGATATTCAGTAGCTtccaaatttttttaagaaaaacttttaacctagaaatttttattaattttaaagctTTTGATCGATACGGGGAAacagaatttttttgaaaaacatttgatTTGCAGGGCATGACTTTGTTTTAATCATGACCCCATGTTTAAATCGTGACTAATTTATTTCTCATCTATAGCTAAATGTGTTCACCAAAATTACACATACATTCTTTGCATTGAATGGGTTTTGCAGTCACTGTGTTGAAAAGATTTTCGTCAACCTCTTGAAAATGTCTCTTCTGTTAAAATAACATACTTGACAACACTGTTTTCCAACTCTTATATCAGAAATAAATCAGAGCAGAACATTCCGCCCCCAGATTTCCAAGAGTGTCCCATTAACCCTTTATTATGAGTGTCTCTTTATTATGAGAGCTTTTCTAGGCAGATTAACCTTTCCATTCTTTAAACCAAAATCATGAGTTTAGAATAGTAGAAAACATCACCTGAGAgcaacttttaattaaaaaagaaaaaactataggCCAGACCTGCGggctcttacctgtaatcccagcacttagggaggccaagctGGTAGGATcattttaggccaggagttcaagaccagcctgggcaacatggcaagaccgtgtttctacaatatattttttgttaattaaCCCAACATGGcagcacttgcctgtaatccagctacctgggaggcttagGAGGGGGCCTgtgagttcgaggttgcagtgagctaggattgggccactatactccagcctaggtacacagaccctgttttaaaaaaagaaaaaaaaactgttataaaaTCTTTGACCTACTGAACAAAGGGATAGACATTAGAAAATCTAAAATCTAGTTTTAACCTTACTAATCAGTGAATCTTCAGTCTTAGAAAATGTCATACATTTCTGTGTTTCTATATTTGTTCAAAGTAATTGTACCTTATCATAAGGTGGTGAGCAAGGCCTACCTAAGCAAGTAAGAATGTCTCATGATATTAAGTACATAAACATCTCTTTACTtcactggattcagtttgctgaaGATGAGTCGTGTATACAGTATATTCCTTGATGGAGCAAATTGCAAGGCCAGCATCTGTACTACCCTCAGTTCCTTCACAGCTGCTGCAAAGATAGCTGCTTAGCTTTAAGCATAGTACCTGAATTAACTAATTTTTGTGCACTTCTTTTCACATCCTTAAATTTGTACTAAAAGTTCAGAGTATTTAAAGGTGAATCTTAAATCAGAAGTAGAGATAAATGACAGAATTAATAAGCTAATTCTGTCTTGTGTTGGTTAATTCTAAGTTGGCTGTGGAGAGGTAGAAGGAGTTCTGATCAGAGAGTCAGCAGTCTTAACTGTGAATTGAAATGATCTTGGGTGAGTCTGTCTACCCCTGAAAGAGCTCCTGCTTCTTAATCTATAACTTGgagtttaaaaaaacttaaaacgaTTTAGGGAATGATTATATGACTGTATGATACAAAAGGATCTGAACCATTTGTAAAACctgacatatagtaggtgctcagatatttgtttgtttttcagtctgATTCAGTTAACATTTTTTGAGCAACTATCCTGTGTCAGCAATTGAAAATCAAACCATGAATAAGACATGATCCCTGTCTACCAGGAAGATCACAGTCTAGCAGGGATAAGAGGAAGAAGGCAAACTGAACTGTACTCCACTATAGAGAGTGCAGTAATCGAGCATGGATCTGAAGAGGTGTGATTCATTTTCCTTAGGTGTCTGcctctgcttttcattaaaaaaaaaaaaaccagcttctaTTTCTGACACAAACTTTCACCTCCTGTGGCTTAAATAGATGTCAAAAAAATTTAGGATTTATATAGGGAATTTACAAACTTAAGTCAGCAAAAACTAAATTAATTTTGCCCTATGTTGTGCTGGTGAACCATGATATACCTTATAATCTTGTCAAAAAGGAAAGTTGTAGCTGTgttcacagggaaaaaaaaaaaatcacctgtcaGCCTTTTGCCTAAGATCAATTGGAGTATCTCTTCTTATCAGTTTAATATCTGTTATGTCCTCTATCCAAGGACAATATATTAAATGGATTTTTGGAGCAGGGGGATAGAATGGGCTCTTGCTCCGTTCACTTCACACATCGACCTGGTATTGCAGATACCTCCAGAAACACTGTACCCctaccaagaaaaagaaaacacattaacATTCtcttttatctcacagagttgagcatttatTCCCCGTCAGATAAGAAATATATTAGGTGAAAGTGGCCTTTCAGATTACTAATAATAAAGCTAAAGAgttattaaaactaataaactaTTAAACCAATTATTAATAAAACAGTTATTAAAATTAACAACTAATTATTAAAACTAAATTATTAGGAATAATTTCTAGAATTGTTTATAAAAgtagtgaaaaataattataaaaatatgaactGATGATATATTACCTATTATAGTACTTAATATAGTAGACCCTCAAtatatgtggaattaaatggggTAAATAATAGATGCATGTTTtagaatatgaaaatgaaataccGTTTTTGTGTAGCTTTTCAAATTCTTTCTCTGCATTTCCTTGACCTTCTAAGTAAAACCTTTTAAATGTTGAAGAAAATTCTATAGGGAGCATTTTAGTGGTGTTTCTGTGTTATATATTATAAGTTGCTGAAGTATTAAAGGTtgtatttaaaatgtgcatactcTGACTTTGAGAAATAGTTTCACTCAGTTACCCATGTATCTGGTGGTCTAGTGgctaggaaaagaaataatttatttttttgaaaggatgatTACTCACGTAAACACTTGGATTTTGCTTTCTGTACCAACATGAAAACTAATGAATTCACTGTTGCATTTCCCTTGTAGGTGGTAGGCTATGCTTTTGACCAGGTGGATGATCATTTACAGACTCCCTACCATGAAACAGTCTACTCCTTGTTGGATACACTCAGCCCCGCCTACCGAGAAGCATTTGGAAACGCACTGCTTCAAAGACTGGAAGCTTTGAAAAGGGATGGA
It includes:
- the GSKIP gene encoding GSK3B-interacting protein, with protein sequence METDCNPMELSSMSGFEEGSELNGFEGTDMKDMRLEAEAVVNDVLFAVNNMFVSKSLRCADDVAYINVETKERNRYCLELTEAGLKVVGYAFDQVDDHLQTPYHETVYSLLDTLSPAYREAFGNALLQRLEALKRDGQS